One genomic window of Pseudomonadota bacterium includes the following:
- a CDS encoding CPBP family intramembrane metalloprotease: MNRPVTSVVTARSRSTTLAFASIAAWLAAAAVTGPLGIWPAIGGAAVALGLAVLLFERPAPLALLQPSPRLMLLGATAGGLMAGATYLLYPLLARSLPFIASDTMQLYAAFRRPSLVVASVALVPVILGEELVWRGVVQAALVQRLGAWRGVALAAVVYALVHTPLGSPVLVAAAFFCGLAWGTLRATTASLVPPLVAHLLWNALVLLWLPLDIS, from the coding sequence ATGAATCGCCCGGTCACCAGCGTTGTCACCGCGAGGTCGCGAAGCACCACGCTCGCGTTCGCCTCGATCGCGGCGTGGCTTGCTGCTGCCGCGGTCACGGGGCCACTCGGCATCTGGCCGGCCATCGGTGGTGCGGCGGTTGCGCTCGGCCTCGCCGTCCTGCTGTTCGAACGCCCCGCACCGCTAGCGCTGCTGCAGCCGAGCCCCAGGCTCATGCTGCTCGGTGCCACAGCGGGGGGCCTGATGGCCGGCGCCACCTACCTGCTCTATCCACTGCTCGCGCGCAGCTTGCCGTTCATCGCGAGCGACACCATGCAGCTGTACGCGGCGTTTCGGAGGCCGTCGCTCGTCGTCGCGTCGGTTGCGCTCGTCCCCGTCATCCTCGGAGAGGAGCTGGTCTGGCGCGGCGTCGTTCAGGCTGCGCTCGTCCAGCGCCTGGGAGCTTGGAGGGGCGTCGCGCTGGCGGCTGTCGTGTACGCGCTGGTGCACACGCCTCTCGGCTCGCCCGTGCTGGTGGCGGCCGCGTTCTTCTGCGGACTGGCGTGGGGCACCCTGCGCGCCACGACAGCGAGTCTCGTACCACCCTTGGTGGCTCACCTGTTGTGGAACGCACTCGTCCTGCTCTGGCTGCCACTGGACATCAGCTGA
- a CDS encoding RluA family pseudouridine synthase: MSRGPASSAPPGPRLIDHLRALGYTNRAARALLASGKVSYGGAPTADEGRQVDPARVVLSLNAARHRPNRDLVVLFHDRHLAVVLKPPGMLAVDAPGRRQETSVIEAVRHLLGSAFAVHRLDEPTSGLMMVALTEACQAQIKALLFRHEVEREYLAIVRGHFPAAPVRVRTKLVRDRGDGLRGSRDDSDQGQAKEAVSRFSLVERLGPRASLVAAKLETGRTHQVRIHLSERGFPVLGDPLYGPRGSEQLAPRLALHAAHLGLRHPLDGSALSFAAPLADDLEQLRRRLCRP, encoded by the coding sequence TTGAGCCGGGGGCCAGCATCGAGCGCGCCGCCAGGCCCGCGACTGATCGATCATCTGCGCGCGCTGGGCTACACCAACCGCGCTGCGCGTGCGCTGCTCGCGAGCGGCAAGGTCTCCTACGGGGGCGCGCCTACCGCCGACGAGGGGCGCCAGGTGGACCCCGCGCGCGTGGTGCTTTCGCTCAATGCAGCCCGCCACCGCCCCAATCGCGACCTCGTGGTGCTCTTCCATGATCGCCACCTCGCCGTGGTGCTCAAGCCACCGGGGATGCTGGCGGTAGACGCACCCGGGCGCCGGCAAGAGACCAGCGTGATCGAGGCCGTCCGCCACCTGCTCGGCTCCGCCTTCGCCGTCCACCGCCTCGACGAGCCGACCTCGGGGCTGATGATGGTCGCGCTGACGGAGGCCTGCCAGGCGCAGATCAAGGCGCTCTTGTTCCGCCACGAGGTGGAGCGGGAGTACCTGGCGATCGTGCGCGGCCACTTCCCGGCGGCGCCGGTCCGCGTCAGGACCAAGCTCGTGCGTGACCGCGGCGATGGACTGCGGGGCAGTCGCGACGATTCCGATCAGGGCCAGGCCAAGGAGGCCGTGTCGCGCTTCAGCCTGGTCGAGCGCCTCGGTCCTCGCGCGTCGCTCGTGGCCGCCAAGCTCGAGACGGGCCGCACGCATCAGGTGCGGATACACCTATCCGAGCGAGGCTTTCCCGTCCTCGGCGATCCGCTCTACGGCCCGCGGGGCAGCGAGCAGCTGGCCCCCCGCCTGGCCCTGCACGCAGCCCACCTGGGGCTGCGTCATCCGCTGGACGGCAGCGCGCTCTCGTTCGCGGCGCCGCTCGCTGACGACCTCGAGCAGCTGCGCCGGCGCCTCTGCCGGCCCTGA
- a CDS encoding Dabb family protein produces the protein MVEHIVWFKLRAQAPEADKQRLMAELVALKERIPGIIEASAGADYSGRAAGYTHGFVARFVDRAALEAYHPHPAHRTVVERYVEPISEGVLALDFEHD, from the coding sequence ATGGTCGAGCACATCGTCTGGTTCAAGTTGCGAGCTCAGGCCCCCGAGGCCGACAAGCAGCGCCTGATGGCCGAGCTGGTAGCGCTCAAGGAGCGCATTCCCGGCATCATCGAGGCCAGCGCTGGCGCCGACTACTCGGGCCGCGCCGCCGGCTACACGCACGGTTTCGTTGCCCGCTTTGTCGATCGCGCGGCGCTCGAGGCTTACCACCCGCACCCGGCCCATCGGACTGTCGTCGAGCGCTACGTCGAGCCGATCAGCGAGGGCGTGTTGGCCCTGGATTTCGAGCACGACTGA
- the greB gene encoding transcription elongation factor GreB yields MKPRLPTGPTKSASGSITRYITARGYRLLTDEIHQLWKVERPRVTQEVAEAAALGDRSENAEYIYGKKRLREIDRRLRFLSKRIDELEVVRPSEAQQGRVFFGAWVTVEDETGETSRFQIVGPDEYDPKQHRVSIDAPMARALLGKAEGDTVRINRPKGVIEVTIEAIEYE; encoded by the coding sequence ATGAAACCCAGGCTGCCCACCGGGCCGACGAAGTCGGCCTCCGGCAGCATCACGCGCTACATCACCGCCCGCGGTTACCGCTTGCTGACCGATGAGATCCACCAGCTGTGGAAGGTGGAGCGTCCCCGCGTGACCCAGGAGGTCGCCGAGGCGGCCGCGCTGGGGGACCGTTCGGAGAACGCCGAGTACATCTACGGCAAGAAGCGCCTGCGGGAGATCGACAGGCGACTGCGCTTCCTCAGCAAACGCATCGACGAGCTCGAGGTGGTGCGACCCTCTGAGGCGCAGCAGGGACGAGTGTTCTTCGGCGCCTGGGTCACTGTCGAGGACGAAACCGGCGAGACCTCACGCTTTCAGATCGTCGGGCCTGACGAGTACGATCCGAAACAGCACCGCGTCAGTATCGACGCACCGATGGCACGCGCGCTGCTGGGAAAGGCCGAGGGTGACACCGTGCGTATCAACCGCCCCAAGGGCGTCATCGAGGTAACCATCGAGGCCATCGAGTACGAATAG